In Deltaproteobacteria bacterium, a single window of DNA contains:
- a CDS encoding FliA/WhiG family RNA polymerase sigma factor produces MQAIDFKKLNMDRDAVIREYAHLVKIIAYRLAVRLPSHIDINDLINAGIIGLIDSIDAFDPARGVKMETYLSFRIKGSMLDELRSMDWLPRSVREKSKQLERGYAELESKLGRTPTDEEMAESFGMDEDNFQELLRKVSCAGVINLEDMGLNKNGDDVNIMECLADPRCEDPVKSLHMEDVRSRLAKAVDELPEKERLAVSLYYYEELNLKEIGHVMSLTESRVCQLHTQAIHRLKGKLKKLVNMGDLI; encoded by the coding sequence ATGCAGGCTATAGATTTTAAGAAACTTAATATGGATAGAGATGCAGTAATCAGGGAATACGCACATCTGGTAAAGATTATTGCATACAGACTTGCTGTCAGACTGCCGTCCCACATTGATATAAACGACCTTATAAATGCAGGGATAATCGGGCTTATAGATAGTATTGATGCATTTGACCCTGCAAGGGGTGTGAAGATGGAGACATATCTATCCTTCAGGATAAAGGGGTCCATGCTGGATGAACTTAGAAGTATGGACTGGCTGCCAAGGAGTGTAAGGGAAAAATCAAAGCAGCTGGAAAGGGGATATGCAGAACTTGAGTCAAAACTTGGAAGGACACCAACAGACGAAGAGATGGCAGAATCCTTTGGCATGGATGAAGATAATTTTCAGGAACTTCTTAGAAAGGTTAGCTGTGCAGGTGTGATAAATCTTGAGGATATGGGGCTGAATAAGAATGGCGATGATGTAAATATAATGGAATGTCTGGCAGACCCTCGTTGTGAAGACCCTGTTAAATCTCTGCACATGGAGGATGTCCGCAGCAGGCTTGCAAAGGCTGTTGATGAACTGCCTGAAAAAGAGAGGCTCGCAGTATCCCTTTATTATTATGAAGAACTAAATCTCAAAGAGATAGGTCATGTTATGAGTCTTACAGAATCAAGGGTTTGCCAGCTGCATACTCAGGCAATCCACAGGCTGAAGGGTAAACTAAAAAAACTTGTAAATATGGGGGACTTGATATGA